One Vibrio sp. CDRSL-10 TSBA genomic region harbors:
- a CDS encoding glutathione S-transferase family protein yields MQLYIANQNYSTWSLRAWLIFAHYQLPVESRKLQLCTPEFYATLQAITPTGKVPALQDGDIVVWDSLAILEYVNDNYLSGQAWPADKADKAKARAISCEMHSGFNALRNEMPMNCRARRHIELSDGAQQDIARIDALWCEQMARYPGQWLFGEWSIADAMFAPVALRFKTYGIELSPGAAQYRDHVLASPTIQRWLSEASLETEIVDIDEAGTPI; encoded by the coding sequence ATGCAACTTTATATCGCCAATCAAAACTACTCAACGTGGTCACTCAGAGCCTGGCTGATTTTCGCCCATTACCAGCTGCCGGTCGAGAGCCGTAAACTACAACTCTGCACGCCGGAGTTTTATGCCACGCTGCAAGCCATTACGCCGACAGGCAAAGTCCCGGCGCTGCAGGATGGTGACATAGTGGTGTGGGATTCGCTGGCCATTCTTGAGTACGTCAATGACAACTATCTGAGCGGCCAAGCCTGGCCGGCGGATAAAGCCGACAAAGCCAAAGCCCGGGCCATCAGCTGCGAAATGCACTCAGGGTTCAATGCCCTGCGTAACGAAATGCCGATGAACTGCCGCGCGCGCCGTCATATAGAATTAAGCGACGGGGCGCAGCAGGATATCGCCCGTATTGACGCATTATGGTGCGAGCAGATGGCGCGCTATCCGGGCCAATGGCTGTTTGGCGAGTGGTCAATTGCCGATGCGATGTTTGCCCCGGTCGCGCTGCGCTTTAAAACCTATGGTATCGAGCTGTCGCCCGGCGCCGCTCAATACCGTGACCACGTCCTCGCCAGCCCAACCATCCAGCGCTGGCTCAGCGAAGCCAGCTTAGAAACCGAGATTGTGGATATCGACGAAGCTGGGACACCAATCTGA
- a CDS encoding GNAT family N-acetyltransferase, whose amino-acid sequence MALIKVHQQLTDIAQPEWDALRCCDYPFLSYAYLSALEQSGCVSDDSGWHPLHLTLEDEHGTILAAMPMYLKSHSWGEYVFDWSWQEAYQEAGEEYFPKLVSAIPFTPVSGPRLLYRADVISYDDALQPMLSAVRQLCAEHQFSGWHGLFVEAQHIQQFKPLSVRMDCQYHWYNRGYQHFEDFLATLTSRKRKNLRKEREKVTEQEIELRVIEGAQLSDDDVAVFFEFYQLTYLKRGRYPHLNQDFFESLRQRMPQHIVLIQAYHQQQPVAGAWFFKDSHTLYGRYWGCSEEFDRLHFEACYYQGIDYCIRHQIAHFDPGAQGEHKIQRGFEPTATWSAHWIESATFRPAIARFVKEEQRLVEARMAELATYLPYRLQHTQPEI is encoded by the coding sequence ATGGCCCTCATCAAAGTTCACCAACAACTGACCGACATTGCGCAGCCTGAGTGGGACGCGCTACGCTGCTGTGACTATCCGTTTCTATCTTATGCCTACCTGAGCGCGTTAGAACAGAGTGGCTGTGTCAGTGATGACAGTGGCTGGCATCCGCTCCACCTGACGCTGGAAGATGAGCATGGCACCATACTGGCGGCGATGCCGATGTATCTGAAAAGTCACTCCTGGGGCGAGTACGTGTTTGACTGGTCATGGCAGGAAGCCTACCAAGAGGCCGGTGAAGAGTATTTTCCCAAGCTGGTGAGCGCGATTCCGTTTACGCCGGTCAGTGGCCCGCGCCTGCTGTATCGTGCCGATGTCATCAGCTATGACGACGCTCTGCAGCCGATGCTGAGCGCGGTGCGTCAGCTGTGCGCCGAGCATCAGTTTTCCGGCTGGCATGGCCTGTTTGTTGAAGCGCAGCATATCCAACAGTTCAAGCCGCTCTCGGTGCGGATGGACTGCCAGTATCACTGGTATAACCGCGGCTATCAGCACTTTGAGGATTTCCTTGCGACCCTGACTTCACGCAAACGTAAAAACCTGCGTAAAGAGCGCGAGAAAGTGACAGAGCAAGAGATTGAGCTTCGAGTCATTGAAGGCGCGCAGTTAAGCGATGACGACGTGGCGGTCTTTTTTGAGTTCTACCAGCTGACTTATCTCAAACGCGGCCGTTATCCGCACCTCAATCAGGATTTTTTCGAGAGCCTGCGCCAGCGTATGCCGCAGCATATCGTATTGATTCAGGCCTACCATCAGCAGCAGCCCGTCGCCGGTGCCTGGTTCTTTAAAGACAGTCACACCCTGTATGGCCGCTACTGGGGCTGCAGCGAGGAGTTCGACCGGCTGCACTTTGAAGCCTGCTACTATCAGGGCATTGATTACTGCATCCGCCATCAGATCGCGCATTTTGACCCGGGCGCACAGGGCGAGCATAAGATTCAGCGCGGCTTTGAGCCGACCGCAACCTGGTCCGCGCACTGGATTGAGTCCGCCACGTTTCGTCCGGCCATCGCGCGCTTCGTCAAAGAGGAGCAGCGACTGGTCGAGGCTCGTATGGCCGAGCTCGCCACTTACCTGCCCTACCGCCTGCAACACACGCAGCCGGAGATATAA
- a CDS encoding LysR substrate-binding domain-containing protein has protein sequence MDIDSLRSFLAFVDTGSFTRAAKQIARTQSAFSAQMRKLEQEIGSELFVKEGRNLALSEAGIRLVNHAHELLERHNKALLELKKFQHKQPLRLGCPEDYNDQVLPKLMQALLAAKPTCSIQVFNEPSVVLRQWLDEGKLDAAIVTRSANSEEGYWITSDQGVWICAQPDAETVQRSPLPLALFQTDCRYHSAAIDSLTKRGVPFHLVACCNTSSAQRAIVRQGLAVGAMGRLSVTDDLTILSDFPPLPAVDIVLLVAAKSHPLLPRQFLSDIGELFTAPQAEQSSE, from the coding sequence ATGGATATTGATTCGTTACGCAGTTTTCTGGCCTTTGTTGACACCGGCAGTTTTACCCGCGCCGCCAAGCAAATAGCCCGCACCCAATCGGCGTTCAGTGCGCAGATGCGCAAGCTGGAGCAGGAAATCGGCAGTGAACTGTTTGTCAAAGAGGGACGAAATCTGGCGCTGAGCGAAGCCGGTATCCGGCTGGTGAACCATGCGCATGAGCTGTTAGAGCGCCACAATAAGGCGCTGCTGGAGCTGAAAAAGTTTCAGCACAAACAGCCGCTGCGCCTCGGCTGTCCGGAAGACTATAACGATCAGGTATTGCCGAAATTAATGCAGGCGTTACTGGCGGCCAAACCGACCTGTTCAATCCAGGTGTTTAATGAACCGAGTGTCGTGCTGCGCCAATGGTTGGATGAGGGCAAATTAGATGCCGCGATTGTGACCCGTTCTGCCAACAGTGAAGAAGGCTATTGGATCACCAGTGACCAGGGCGTGTGGATCTGCGCGCAGCCGGATGCTGAGACTGTTCAGCGTTCGCCGTTGCCGCTGGCCCTGTTTCAGACCGACTGCCGTTATCATTCGGCTGCCATCGACAGCCTGACTAAGCGCGGTGTGCCGTTTCACTTAGTAGCGTGCTGTAACACCTCATCGGCGCAGCGGGCGATTGTCCGTCAGGGGCTGGCAGTGGGCGCGATGGGGCGGCTCAGTGTCACTGACGATTTAACCATCCTCAGTGATTTTCCGCCGCTGCCGGCGGTCGATATCGTGTTGCTGGTGGCCGCTAAATCCCATCCGCTGCTGCCGCGTCAGTTTCTGAGTGACATCGGTGAGCTGTTTACTGCGCCGCAGGCGGAGCAGTCGTCAGAGTAA
- the rhlP gene encoding rhombotarget lipoprotein (RhlP (RHombo-target LipoProtein) is a family of predicted lipoproteins that, in general, co-occurs with a form of rhombosortase, and that has an apparent cleavage site for that enzyme, a GlyGly motif, near the C-terminus.), which translates to MKRRQIQLIAMMSFIVCSLISGCASQQSRARSSVVDYLYPKGAETIVEPAVPVLTLPINVGIAFVPDQSAYASGSNFWAGSLSASTLTDAEKVDLLEKVARHFRRYDYINEITVIPPAYLTPHGSFANLGQIQTMYGTDVIALVSYDQVQFTDEGLLSLTYWTLIGGYFVAGEKNDTSTMLDTAVFDVRSQNMLFRAPGTSQVKSSATPVNLSESLRKDSRKSFAEATDMMIQNLDIQLASFKDKVKQQPEKVQIVHSKGYSGSALSGPEFLLLAVLGCIAALRRRAGKRG; encoded by the coding sequence ATGAAACGTCGCCAAATCCAACTCATTGCTATGATGTCATTTATCGTATGTTCGCTTATCAGCGGATGCGCCAGTCAGCAAAGCCGTGCACGCAGCAGCGTGGTCGATTATCTCTATCCCAAGGGCGCTGAAACCATTGTTGAACCGGCGGTGCCGGTGTTAACGCTGCCAATTAACGTCGGAATAGCGTTTGTGCCCGACCAGAGCGCTTACGCCAGTGGCTCTAATTTCTGGGCAGGTTCTTTGTCGGCCAGCACACTGACGGATGCGGAAAAAGTGGATCTGCTGGAAAAAGTTGCCCGCCATTTTCGCCGCTACGACTACATCAATGAGATCACGGTGATCCCTCCCGCCTACCTTACCCCGCACGGCAGTTTTGCCAACCTGGGCCAGATTCAGACCATGTACGGCACCGATGTGATTGCTCTGGTTTCCTATGACCAGGTGCAGTTTACCGATGAAGGCTTACTGTCACTCACCTACTGGACCTTGATTGGCGGCTATTTCGTGGCTGGCGAGAAGAACGACACCAGCACCATGCTCGACACCGCCGTGTTCGATGTGAGAAGTCAGAATATGCTGTTTCGCGCGCCGGGTACCAGCCAGGTAAAAAGCAGCGCCACCCCGGTTAACCTGAGTGAATCACTGCGTAAAGACAGCCGTAAAAGCTTTGCCGAAGCAACCGATATGATGATCCAGAATCTCGATATCCAGCTCGCTTCATTCAAAGATAAAGTCAAACAGCAGCCGGAAAAAGTGCAAATAGTACACAGCAAAGGCTACTCAGGCAGCGCTCTTAGCGGGCCGGAATTTCTCCTGCTGGCAGTGTTGGGCTGTATTGCTGCGCTGCGCAGACGAGCGGGCAAAAGAGGCTGA